A part of Salmo trutta chromosome 15, fSalTru1.1, whole genome shotgun sequence genomic DNA contains:
- the LOC115148608 gene encoding glucose-6-phosphate exchanger SLC37A2 encodes MRSSLAPGIRLITSFSRDSGYRGFTLFLTFLFYTSYHLSRKPISIVKSELHKNCSTLIRPPNLNGTDNETWCDWAPFDQDNYQTLFGAVDNSFLVAYAIGMFFSGIFGERVPLRYYLTTGMLLSGLFTCLFGLGFYWNIHSIWYYAFVQAMNGLVQTTGWPAVVACVGNWFGKGKRGFIMGVWNSHTSVGNILGSLIAGVFVSSAWGMSFIVPGIIIASTGILCFFFLVEKPEDVGCSPPQHHEDNEKEPLLQNSSVNEEIFSSPGLSNSISSESTEEHTEAISFCGALRIPGVMEFSLCLLFAKLVSYTFLYWLPLYISNVAHFDPKEAGDMSTLFDVGGIVGGVVAGLVSDQTGGRASTCCVMLIVAAPMLFLYNHIGQHSLGTTIGMLLVCGALVNGPYALITTAVSADLGTHESLRGNSRALSTVTAIIDGTGSIGAALGPLLAGLISPTGWNNVFFMLITADILACLLLSRLVYKEVRGWCGHSPRQRGFKEI; translated from the exons ATGAGGTCTTCTTTGGCTCCCGGCATCAGACTGATCACGTCCTTCTCAAGAGACAGCGG GTACAGAGGTTTCACCCTCTTCCTCACCTTTCTGTTCTATACCAGCTACCATCTCTCCCGGAAACCCATCAGCATCGTCAAG AGTGAGCTGCACAAAAATTGTTCCACCCTCATTCGGCCACCGAACCTCAATGGAACTGACAATGAAACCTGGTGTGACTGGGCGCCATTTG ACCAGGACAACTACCAGACTCTGTTTGGAGCCGTGGACAACTCCTTCCTCGTTGCTTATGCCATTGGCATGTTTTTCAG TGGGATATTTGGTGAGCGCGTGCCCTTGCGATACTACCTGACCACCGGGATGCTTCTCAGTGGTCTCTTCACATGTCTGTTTGGCCTGGGCTTCTACTGGAACATCCACTCCATCTGGTATTACGCCTTCGTCCAG GCAATGAATGGACTAGTGCAGACAACGGGCTGGCCTGCAGTGGTGGCCTGCGTTGGGAACTGGTTCGGAAAGGGGAA ACGAGGGTTCATCATGGGCGTGTGGAACTCACACACCTCGGTAGGCAACATCCTGGGTTCGCTCATCGCCGGCGTCTTTGTGTCCTCGGCCTGGGGCATGTCCTTCATCGTGCCCGGAATCATTATCGCATCCACAGGCATTCTCTGTTTCTTCTTTCTGGTGGAGA aaccaGAAGATGTCGGCTGCAGCCCTCCGCAGCACCAT GAGGACAACGAGAAGGAGCCTCTCTTACAAAACTCATCTGTTAACGAGGAGATCTTCAGCAGTCCTGGCCTGTCCAACTCTATCTCCTCCGAGTCGACAGAGGAGCACACCGAGGCCATCAGCTTCTGTGGGGCCCTCAGGATACCT GGTGTAATGGAGTTCTCCCTCTGTCTGCTGTTCGCTAAGCTTGTTAGCTACACCTTTCTCTACTGGCTTCCTCTCTACATCTCTAATGTTG CCCATTTTGACCCCAAGGAAGCTGGGGACATGTCAACACTATTTGATGTAGGAGGAATTGTTG GGGGCGTCGTGGCTGGACTGGTGTCGGACCAAACTGGGGGCAGAGCCTCAACTTGCTGTGTCATGTTAATCGTGGCTGCTCCAATG CTGTTCCTGTACAACCACATTGGCCAGCATAGCCTAGGAACCACAATCG GGATGCTGTTGGTGTGTGGAGCCCTGGTGAACGGACCCTACGCCCTCATCACCACCGCTGTGTCTGCTGACCTG GGGACACATGAGAGCCTGAGGGGAAACTCTAGAGCGTTGTCAACGGTCACGGCCATAATTGATGGCACAGGGTCAATAG GTGCTGCCCTCGGTCCTCTGTTAGCAGGACTGATCTCTCCAACGGGGTGGAACAATGTCTTCTTCATGCTGATCACTGCTGATATCCTCGCCTGTTTG